ATTATTGCAGGTGAATTTTTCCTCCGGTCACTGTTCACAACCGTAATCCCGCAAACATTTCCCCTTAAATCGACCGCTTTCCAGTACTAATTTTGTGCTCTTTCTCTGATTCCATGTATCGCTTACGATAGTATGGCTGTAAATTACTTCTAAAGCCATTTACGATACCACAGTTGTGAAAATATCTGACTATCACTGCCTTGTCGAAGATGTGATGATTTCTCTATTGGAGAAATCCCCCTCAGATCAGTGCTGCGGCCTGTGAAGGGAGCGCGTTTTGTCTTGAACACCGTACCATCGCTCGGTTTGGGAGGACCAGAACACCGATGGGAACTGATATCGCGTTTCGTCCTCTACTCTTTGAGCAGCGGTATACATCATAAATCTGCTATCTTGGCCGTTGTCTTCCATTATTCTCTATTAAAGAAAACTATTATAATGGCGCGTATCGAACCGGTGGCTGTGGGATACAAAGCCAAACACCCGGTCAAGGCGACCGAAACGACTCTCCAGATCATCGACCTCCTCCAAGAGATAAACAAAGCGGGCGTGACAGAACTCGCCACGAAACTCGACCTCGCTCCCAGTGCCGTTCACAACCACCTCAGCACGCTTCAGGAGCACCGATACGTCGTCAAAGACGGATCAAAGTACCGACTAGGGCTCCGGTTTCTCGAGTTAGGTGGATACACGCGCCACCGGATGGAACTCTATAATACGGCGAAACCGGAACTCAAACCGCTGGCAAAGGAGACGGGCGAAAAGACGAACCTCATGGTCGAAGAGCACGGGCTCGGAATCTATATCTACCGCTCTATGGGGAACGAAGCAATTCAGATCGATACGTACACGGGTGAGTCCGCATATCTCCATAACACTGCGCTTGGAAAGGCAATTTTAGCTCATCTTCCGAAAGAACGAGTGCAGGAGATTGTCGACCGCCACGGACTTCCGTCCGCGACCGAGCGAACGATCACAGACGTCGATGAACTGTTCGAAGCGCTTGCGGAGATTCGAGACCGAGGCTTTGCCTTCGACGATGAAGAGCGGATAAACGGACTCCGATGCGTTGCAGTTCCGCTCTTGGATGACGAGGAGGCCATAGGTGCGATAAGCGTCACCGGCCCGAGGAGTCGGATGACTGATGAACGGTTCCGAGAAGAGATACCCAATAAACTCTCTCAGAAGGCGAACCTGATTGAACTCGATTTGAGCTACTGATCGTTTCGTCTCTTGATCGATGATCCATAGCGGCGGTCGTTCGTCTCGACAGCGGAACGCGAAGCGTTCTGAGGAGGGTGACGCCGCTGCT
This sequence is a window from Natrinema amylolyticum. Protein-coding genes within it:
- a CDS encoding IclR family transcriptional regulator, which gives rise to MGYKAKHPVKATETTLQIIDLLQEINKAGVTELATKLDLAPSAVHNHLSTLQEHRYVVKDGSKYRLGLRFLELGGYTRHRMELYNTAKPELKPLAKETGEKTNLMVEEHGLGIYIYRSMGNEAIQIDTYTGESAYLHNTALGKAILAHLPKERVQEIVDRHGLPSATERTITDVDELFEALAEIRDRGFAFDDEERINGLRCVAVPLLDDEEAIGAISVTGPRSRMTDERFREEIPNKLSQKANLIELDLSY